The Hyla sarda isolate aHylSar1 chromosome 2, aHylSar1.hap1, whole genome shotgun sequence genome includes the window tccggcaatgctgggagttgctgttttgcaacagttggaggctacattttggaaacactgccatacaagacattttttatttttttgtgtagtgtagtgtttttagggtacattgacataggcgggttcacagcgagtttcctgctgggagtttgagctgcgatggaaaTTTGCCTTAGCTTAAACTTGCAGGGGAAAACTTActataaacccgccagtgtgaatgtaccctgttgcaaatctacagctcgcagcatggactgacagaccgtgcatgctgcaagttttagttttgccacagctggaagcaCGCTGGTGAGGAAAAaccaagttaggtaacagacaaactcagtacttccccaccagtgtgcctctagctgttgcaaaacactgagttaggttctgttacctaactctgtgtttcctcactagtgtgcctccagctgttgcaaaacgacatttcccagcatgcactgacagaacgtgcatgctgggagttgtagttatgcaacggatGGAGgcacacgactacaactccctgcgtgccaagacagcagtttgctgttcgtacatgctgggagttatagttatgcaacatctggggggccacagtttagagactactgcacagtgatctccaaactgtggctctccagatgttgcaaaactacaaatcccagcatgcccagacagtaaatggctgtgtgggcatgctgggagtcgtagttttgcaagatctgaagggccacagtttagagattctAGAGGGcgatgtcacgggatgcctgctgaatggtatgtccttaaggaccagggatgcagggcgtacctgtacgccctgcgtcccaaaGAGGTTAAGACACATAAATCACCGGGCCCAGAAGGCAACCATCCCAGGGTTTTGCAGGAATTAAGTACCtttattccttatatttaaagattctataatgacaggaagtgttccacaggactggcacttggctaatgtggtaccaatatataaaaaggggtcaaaaagagatcccgggaactataggcctgtaagtttaataTCTGTGGTGGGTAAGaattttgagggttttctgagagatgctattctgtaatatcttaatgaaaataaccttctaacacagcaccaacatgggtttatgcgggATCGGTCAGAGGCGGGCGACAAAGATTATTAAAGGTATGGGGGGATTATAGgcccaagacaggttatcaggtttggggttatttagtttagagaaaagacgtcttagggggatctgattacaatgtacaaatatatgaatggacagtaaagagatctttctagtgatctttttatacctaggcctgtagccatgacaagggggcatcctacgTCTAgagcagtggtattcaacctacggacctccagatgttgcaaaactacaactcccagcatgcccggacagccaacggctgtccgggcatgctgggagttgtagttttgcaacatctggaggtccgcaggttgaagacaactggtctagaggaaagaaggtttcaccatcataacagacagagattctttactgtaagagcagtgagactacggaactctctgccacatgattgtAGTGATGTCTAACTcgataaacaagttcaagggggcctggatattttttggggaaaatataatattacaggttatggatactagatttatagggatagaacgttgatccagggatttattctgatcaccatattggggttgggaaggaatttttcctctgtcatggggcaattgtcatcagcctcatgggggtttttgccttcctttggctcaacacagtagggttctagCTTAGACTCGATggacttgtctttttttcaacattacaaactatgtaactatgtatgcatTTTAGTATTGACATGAATCAAGTGAAACAAAGAATAAGAGGAAACAATCTGATAACATGGCAGTATTACTCACCCGGCTTGTGCCACAAGAGCAGAATTGAAGTTGGAACTAAAAGCAGAGGCGAATCCTGGTAGAACAGAGGCTGGAGATGGAGCAGAGGCAGCTGCGGGCACTGAAGGAACTCCTGACAATGAACATGGAGGCTGCAGTCCAGGGAAGGATGGAAGAGCAGATATGGAGGAGTTGACTGATGGTGTACTAGAAACTGGAAATCCAGGAAAAGATGGATTGGATGAGACCAAGGATGGTTGTGGCACAGGAAACAGTGAAGGGACTGCAGTGGATAGGTTCAATGGAAACTGCGAAACCGCCGCTGCAGCGGATGCTGAGAGGCCGGGGAACACAGCCGATGTTAAAGGTGGAGTTGCACTAGCAATTGCGCCGGCAGACGTTAGCATTGGAACAGATGGAGTAAGAACTGGGCTACCTGCAAATGGAGATCCATTGGATAATGATGGGAAACCTGGAAATACTGCAGAAGTGCCCAAAGCTAATGAAGACAGGTTGGGGCTGCCTAAATTTCCATTGATTGAGGAAAGCGCTGACAATCCTGGGTTCATTGAATTGGACAAGCCTGGGAAACCATGGCCTAGAACTGGGGGTAACCCTAGAGAACCAAGAGAAGGTGTTGCTGAACGTGATGGACCCTTGAACGCAGAAGGTGATGGACTAGCTGGTTCAGTTTTAGTCATGATATTGGTTGCGGATGGTGAAGATGAAAGATTTTGTTCTGACATTGAGCTGGGTGCATTCTGGGCTTGTGGAACTATGGATGAACAACTAAGAGGAGACGGAGTGGCCAACATAGGTTGTCCTGGTATTGATGCAGAAGTAGAAGTAGGATTTGAAAGTGAAGAGGAGCCTGAAAATATGGACATTCCTGGAGTGGCGGTTCTCTGAGGTGTTGGGGTCGAACATGGAGGAGTAAAAGACTTGTTCACTGCGGAGACCGAATCTGTATTTGGAAGACTTGAAAATGGCAACAGTCCTGGTGCAGGCAGCGAAGGCGAATTCATCAACCCTGCTGGATCATTTGAAGCTAAAAATCCCTTTAAAACAGACAGCAAAGGATTGCCTAATTGTCCAGCAACTCCAGCAATATCAGACAGAGTTGGGCTAGCCATGCCCGGAAAAGCAGGATTTAGCGGCAATGGGAGACCAGCGAATATAGATGGCATCATAGCATTGCTTACAGTGGTTGTAGAAGACGTAGCAGAAAATGGAAGTCCTGCAAGTGGAAAGGATGACATTGTATCACTGGGCCCAGGATTAGCACAGGATGTGGAGGAAGTCGATTGGGTTGGAATGGCAGTAGGAAGACTGGGGAATAGTGAGGGACTTGATGTTGTAGGAGAGCTTACTGTTTGCCCAGGGGCACTAGAGGACATCTGAGCACTTTTAATCACTGTCGGTGTGGGTGTAGATGGTTTAGGAGATGGCATTGAAGGAGCTTGCACTGGAAATGCTGCTAGAGGAGAAGACATGTTCATTCCCGGAAGTGGAGTTGTAGGAGTGGACGGAGGGTTTAATGCTTTAGCGGGAGAAGCAGAAGGGGCCGGTGTTGCAGCAGGTGTTGGGGGAGCAGAGGAATTGCTTCCATGTGGAGAAGCAAGAGGGTTCGCTGGAGCAGCAGCAGctacaaaaagataaaaaaaattattttagttaaaaaaaaaataaaaaaagacaaatagTCTTCCATGCAAAATGCAAATACAACACAACCCTAGCAAAACAGTGTCACGAATGACCACCAAGGGTCCCATTGGGGATTGTATGCGAACCAGTCGATCAGTTGAGTTAAAAAGGCCAGTCTCCTCATTCTCAGGCATGAATGTGATGGCCAAATTAGACTTTTGGCCCCATATGCCTAAAATTAttgtatataaacacacacacacacacacacaccgcatttaccacacagttttttttatctaaaatatGGAGCTAAATCTCTACCTGTGTGTTATACAGCGATTTTTGTTGACATAACACAATCTGGTCATGTATGCTGGTCCGCGAGGAGTACTGGTAGTcctcattttaaccccttggggactcagggtttttctgtttttgcactttcgttttttcctcatcaccttttaaaaatcataaccctttcaattttccacctacaaacccaaatgatggcttattttttgcgccaccaactctactttgtaattatatcagtcattttacccaaaaatctacgccaaaacaaaaaaaataaaaaaaatcattgtgcagcgattttttgggtaaaaatgacaccttatctttattctgtaggtccattcgattaaaatgataccctacttatataggtttgattttgttttacttctgaaaaaatcataactaccgtatatacttgagtataagccgacccgagtataagccgagacccctaatttcaacccaaaatcccaggaaaagttattgactcgagtataagcctagggtgggaaatacatcatccccccctgtcatcatccagacccgtcattaacatcatcatcaccgcctgtcatcatccccttgtcatcatcccacacatcccccccttcatcatccccttgtcatcatcctcaccccccttcatcatccccttgtcatcatccccaccccccttcatcatccccttgtaatcatcccacacaccccccttcatcatcccacacaccccccttcatcatccccttgtcatcatccccaccccaccccccccttcatcatcctcttgtcatcatcccacaccccccttcatcatcctcttctcatcatccgccctcagtggtcttcaacctgcggacctccagaggtttcaaaactacaactcccagcaagcccgggcagccatcggctgtccgggcttgctgggagttgtagttttgaaacctccggaggtccgcaggttgaagaccactgcggccttcaacatcatccagccccctctcacccccctttagttctgtacagtactcacctccgctcgccgctggtccggtgctgcaggactgtccggtggggaggtcgtccggtgggatagtggttccgggctgctatcttcaccgggggcgcctcttctccgcgcttcgggcccagaatagaggcattgccttgacaatgacgcagaagtacgttggcaatgaacgtacttctgcgtcgttgtcaaggcaacgtgactattctggggccgggcccgaagcgcttagaagaggcctccccggtgaagatagcagcccggaaccactatcccaccggaccacctcctcaccggacagtcctgcaggaccggaccagcgcctagcggaggtgagtactgtacagaactaaaggggggtgagagggggctggatgatgtcgaaggccgcggtggtcttcaacctgcggacctccggaagtttcaaaactacaactcccagcaagcccggacagctgatggctgcccgggcttgctgggagttgtagttttgaaacctctggaggtccgcaggttgaagaccactgcgggtgggggagttcactcgagtataagccgaggggggtgttttcagcacgaaaaatcgtgctgaaaaactcggcttatactcgagtatatacggtacatgcaggaaaatttatacgtttaaaatttgagggcacattttttgcgccgtgatctgaagtttttatcggtaacctttttgttttgatcggactttttgattgctttttattaaatttttcatggcataaaaaagtgaccaagaatatattttggattttggaattattttcggcgtacgccattgaccgtgccgtttaattaacaatatattttctagtttggacatttacgcacatggcgatacaacatatgtttatatttatttttatttacatgtttttttttgttttaatgggaaaagggagtgatttgaacttttattagggaaggggtcaaatcacatttattaactcttttttacaccttttttttttttttttgcaatgttatagcccccataggagactataacatgtaG containing:
- the PROSER1 gene encoding proline and serine-rich protein 1 isoform X2, whose protein sequence is MDKKSFEMVLDEVRKAVVTDYKVKALEHVHGYFSCEQVVELLRYFSWSVPQLKAVKAMQNKMVAIPATKVVNILKCFTFSKDRLSALELLAVNIQDASNYKPIEELFKINLSEKKRCRRILEQATKRGCKAPNAMISSCGMIPGNPYPKGRPSRSHGIFPGTPIKKEGEETNEGKGIAARILGPCKPPPSTYNPHRPVPYPIPPCRPHPTIAPSAYVNGSLIPNLPPGSLPPAYSTNPPALALGIEDPAAQGKSTPSQAAAAPANPLASPHGSNSSAPPTPAATPAPSASPAKALNPPSTPTTPLPGMNMSSPLAAFPVQAPSMPSPKPSTPTPTVIKSAQMSSSAPGQTVSSPTTSSPSLFPSLPTAIPTQSTSSTSCANPGPSDTMSSFPLAGLPFSATSSTTTVSNAMMPSIFAGLPLPLNPAFPGMASPTLSDIAGVAGQLGNPLLSVLKGFLASNDPAGLMNSPSLPAPGLLPFSSLPNTDSVSAVNKSFTPPCSTPTPQRTATPGMSIFSGSSSLSNPTSTSASIPGQPMLATPSPLSCSSIVPQAQNAPSSMSEQNLSSSPSATNIMTKTEPASPSPSAFKGPSRSATPSLGSLGLPPVLGHGFPGLSNSMNPGLSALSSINGNLGSPNLSSLALGTSAVFPGFPSLSNGSPFAGSPVLTPSVPMLTSAGAIASATPPLTSAVFPGLSASAAAAVSQFPLNLSTAVPSLFPVPQPSLVSSNPSFPGFPVSSTPSVNSSISALPSFPGLQPPCSLSGVPSVPAAASAPSPASVLPGFASAFSSNFNSALVAQAGPSAFPLLSLSGLPGFPQNPSQSLQGLQQSAAAAAATQSALLQAHSASLEGFSAQADAFAGFPTGPGTPFPLQPGLPQRGWQ
- the PROSER1 gene encoding proline and serine-rich protein 1 isoform X1, which produces MDKKSFEMVLDEVRKAVVTDYKVKALEHVHGYFSCEQVVELLRYFSWSVPQLKAVKAMQNKMVAIPATKVVNILKCFTFSKDRLSALELLAVNIQDASNYKPIEELFKINLSEKKRCRRILEQATKRGCKAPNAMISSCGMIPGNPYPKGRPSRSHGIFPGTPIKKEGEETNEGKGIAARILGPCKPPPSTYNPHRPVPYPIPPCRPHPTIAPNCYGKTVAVKKEQSNLNTSGEGQTLSEGGGSTSLSTSCRDWSKTNENNSAYVNGSLIPNLPPGSLPPAYSTNPPALALGIEDPAAQGKSTPSQAAAAPANPLASPHGSNSSAPPTPAATPAPSASPAKALNPPSTPTTPLPGMNMSSPLAAFPVQAPSMPSPKPSTPTPTVIKSAQMSSSAPGQTVSSPTTSSPSLFPSLPTAIPTQSTSSTSCANPGPSDTMSSFPLAGLPFSATSSTTTVSNAMMPSIFAGLPLPLNPAFPGMASPTLSDIAGVAGQLGNPLLSVLKGFLASNDPAGLMNSPSLPAPGLLPFSSLPNTDSVSAVNKSFTPPCSTPTPQRTATPGMSIFSGSSSLSNPTSTSASIPGQPMLATPSPLSCSSIVPQAQNAPSSMSEQNLSSSPSATNIMTKTEPASPSPSAFKGPSRSATPSLGSLGLPPVLGHGFPGLSNSMNPGLSALSSINGNLGSPNLSSLALGTSAVFPGFPSLSNGSPFAGSPVLTPSVPMLTSAGAIASATPPLTSAVFPGLSASAAAAVSQFPLNLSTAVPSLFPVPQPSLVSSNPSFPGFPVSSTPSVNSSISALPSFPGLQPPCSLSGVPSVPAAASAPSPASVLPGFASAFSSNFNSALVAQAGPSAFPLLSLSGLPGFPQNPSQSLQGLQQSAAAAAATQSALLQAHSASLEGFSAQADAFAGFPTGPGTPFPLQPGLPQRGWQ